A window of the Mus musculus strain C57BL/6J chromosome 18, GRCm38.p6 C57BL/6J genome harbors these coding sequences:
- the Napg gene encoding gamma-soluble NSF attachment protein isoform X1, with protein sequence MAAQKINEGLEHLAKAEKYLKTGFLKWKPDYDSAASEYGKAAVAFKNAKQFEQAKDACLREAVAHENNRALFHAAKAYEQAGMMLKEMQKLPEAVQLIEKASMMYLENGTPDTAAMALERAGKLIENVDPEKAVQLYQQTANVFENEERLRQAVELLGKASRLLVRGRRFDEAALSIQKEKNIYKEIENYPTCYKVEFWSPAERTGTGTKRTGTDPREEEHLGKGNPLCVWPTQILAVGTWDRPKKTIAQVLVHLHRNDYVAAERCVRESYSIPGFNGSEDCAALEQLLEGYDQQDQDQVSEVCNSPLFKYMDNDYAKLGLSLVVPGGGIKKKSPATPQAKPDGAAGMAAEEEEDEYSGGLC encoded by the exons CCTGAAAACTGGTTTTTTGAAGTGGAAGCCAGATTATGACAGTGCCGCTTCTGAATATGGGAAAGCAG cTGTTGCTTTTAAAAATGCCAAACAATTTGAGCAAGCAAAGGATGCCTGCCTCCGGGAAGCTGTTGCCCATGAAAATAACAGGGC TCTTTTTCATGCTGCCAA AGCTTATGAGCAAGCTGGCATGATGCTGAAG GAGATGCAGAAGCTGCCTGAGGCAGTGCAGCTGATCGAGAAAGCCAGCATGATGTACCTGGAGAACGGCACCCCGGACACAGCAGCCATGGCCCTGGAGCGAGCCGGAAA GCTCATAGAGAATGTAGACCCAGAGAAGGCTGTACAGCTGTATCAGCAGACTGCCAATGTTTTTGAA AATGAGGAGCGCCTCCGACAGGCAGTTGAACTCCTAGGAAAGGCCTCCAGACTGCTGGTACGAGGGCGGAG gTTTGATGAAGCTGCACTGtctattcagaaagaaaaaaatatttacaaggaAATTGAGAACTACCCAACTTGTTATAAG GTTGAGTTCTGGTCTCCAGCTGAAAGAACTGGCACGGGAACCAAGAGAACAGGAACAGATCCCAGGGAGGAGGAGCACTTGGGAAAAGGGAATCCCCTATGTGTGTGGCCCACACAAATCTTGGCCGTGGGTACCTGGGACAGACCCAAG AAAACAATTGCTCAGGTCTTAGTTCATCTACACAGAAATGACTATGTGGCTGCAGAGAGGTGTGTCAGGGAGAGCTACAG CATACCAGGCTTTAACGGCAGTGAGGACTGTGCGGCGCTGGAGCAGCTCCTGGAGGGCTACGACCAGCAGGACCAAGACCAAGTGTCCGAGGTCTGCAACTCGCCCCTTTTCAAATACATGGACAATGAT TACGCTAAGCTGGGCCTAAGCTTGGTGGTCCCAGGAGGAGGAATCAAGAAGAAGTCCCCTGCGACACCCCAGGCCAAGCCTGATGGTGCTGCCGGCATGGCtgctgaagaggaggaagacgagTACTCGGGAGGCCTGTGCTAG
- the Napg gene encoding gamma-soluble NSF attachment protein produces MAAQKINEGLEHLAKAEKYLKTGFLKWKPDYDSAASEYGKAAVAFKNAKQFEQAKDACLREAVAHENNRALFHAAKAYEQAGMMLKEMQKLPEAVQLIEKASMMYLENGTPDTAAMALERAGKLIENVDPEKAVQLYQQTANVFENEERLRQAVELLGKASRLLVRGRRFDEAALSIQKEKNIYKEIENYPTCYKKTIAQVLVHLHRNDYVAAERCVRESYSIPGFNGSEDCAALEQLLEGYDQQDQDQVSEVCNSPLFKYMDNDYAKLGLSLVVPGGGIKKKSPATPQAKPDGAAGMAAEEEEDEYSGGLC; encoded by the exons CCTGAAAACTGGTTTTTTGAAGTGGAAGCCAGATTATGACAGTGCCGCTTCTGAATATGGGAAAGCAG cTGTTGCTTTTAAAAATGCCAAACAATTTGAGCAAGCAAAGGATGCCTGCCTCCGGGAAGCTGTTGCCCATGAAAATAACAGGGC TCTTTTTCATGCTGCCAA AGCTTATGAGCAAGCTGGCATGATGCTGAAG GAGATGCAGAAGCTGCCTGAGGCAGTGCAGCTGATCGAGAAAGCCAGCATGATGTACCTGGAGAACGGCACCCCGGACACAGCAGCCATGGCCCTGGAGCGAGCCGGAAA GCTCATAGAGAATGTAGACCCAGAGAAGGCTGTACAGCTGTATCAGCAGACTGCCAATGTTTTTGAA AATGAGGAGCGCCTCCGACAGGCAGTTGAACTCCTAGGAAAGGCCTCCAGACTGCTGGTACGAGGGCGGAG gTTTGATGAAGCTGCACTGtctattcagaaagaaaaaaatatttacaaggaAATTGAGAACTACCCAACTTGTTATAAG AAAACAATTGCTCAGGTCTTAGTTCATCTACACAGAAATGACTATGTGGCTGCAGAGAGGTGTGTCAGGGAGAGCTACAG CATACCAGGCTTTAACGGCAGTGAGGACTGTGCGGCGCTGGAGCAGCTCCTGGAGGGCTACGACCAGCAGGACCAAGACCAAGTGTCCGAGGTCTGCAACTCGCCCCTTTTCAAATACATGGACAATGAT TACGCTAAGCTGGGCCTAAGCTTGGTGGTCCCAGGAGGAGGAATCAAGAAGAAGTCCCCTGCGACACCCCAGGCCAAGCCTGATGGTGCTGCCGGCATGGCtgctgaagaggaggaagacgagTACTCGGGAGGCCTGTGCTAG
- the Napg gene encoding gamma-soluble NSF attachment protein isoform X2, giving the protein MMLKEMQKLPEAVQLIEKASMMYLENGTPDTAAMALERAGKLIENVDPEKAVQLYQQTANVFENEERLRQAVELLGKASRLLVRGRRFDEAALSIQKEKNIYKEIENYPTCYKVEFWSPAERTGTGTKRTGTDPREEEHLGKGNPLCVWPTQILAVGTWDRPKKTIAQVLVHLHRNDYVAAERCVRESYSIPGFNGSEDCAALEQLLEGYDQQDQDQVSEVCNSPLFKYMDNDYAKLGLSLVVPGGGIKKKSPATPQAKPDGAAGMAAEEEEDEYSGGLC; this is encoded by the exons ATGATGCTGAAG GAGATGCAGAAGCTGCCTGAGGCAGTGCAGCTGATCGAGAAAGCCAGCATGATGTACCTGGAGAACGGCACCCCGGACACAGCAGCCATGGCCCTGGAGCGAGCCGGAAA GCTCATAGAGAATGTAGACCCAGAGAAGGCTGTACAGCTGTATCAGCAGACTGCCAATGTTTTTGAA AATGAGGAGCGCCTCCGACAGGCAGTTGAACTCCTAGGAAAGGCCTCCAGACTGCTGGTACGAGGGCGGAG gTTTGATGAAGCTGCACTGtctattcagaaagaaaaaaatatttacaaggaAATTGAGAACTACCCAACTTGTTATAAG GTTGAGTTCTGGTCTCCAGCTGAAAGAACTGGCACGGGAACCAAGAGAACAGGAACAGATCCCAGGGAGGAGGAGCACTTGGGAAAAGGGAATCCCCTATGTGTGTGGCCCACACAAATCTTGGCCGTGGGTACCTGGGACAGACCCAAG AAAACAATTGCTCAGGTCTTAGTTCATCTACACAGAAATGACTATGTGGCTGCAGAGAGGTGTGTCAGGGAGAGCTACAG CATACCAGGCTTTAACGGCAGTGAGGACTGTGCGGCGCTGGAGCAGCTCCTGGAGGGCTACGACCAGCAGGACCAAGACCAAGTGTCCGAGGTCTGCAACTCGCCCCTTTTCAAATACATGGACAATGAT TACGCTAAGCTGGGCCTAAGCTTGGTGGTCCCAGGAGGAGGAATCAAGAAGAAGTCCCCTGCGACACCCCAGGCCAAGCCTGATGGTGCTGCCGGCATGGCtgctgaagaggaggaagacgagTACTCGGGAGGCCTGTGCTAG
- the Napg gene encoding gamma-soluble NSF attachment protein isoform X3, whose protein sequence is MQKLPEAVQLIEKASMMYLENGTPDTAAMALERAGKLIENVDPEKAVQLYQQTANVFENEERLRQAVELLGKASRLLVRGRRFDEAALSIQKEKNIYKEIENYPTCYKVEFWSPAERTGTGTKRTGTDPREEEHLGKGNPLCVWPTQILAVGTWDRPKKTIAQVLVHLHRNDYVAAERCVRESYSIPGFNGSEDCAALEQLLEGYDQQDQDQVSEVCNSPLFKYMDNDYAKLGLSLVVPGGGIKKKSPATPQAKPDGAAGMAAEEEEDEYSGGLC, encoded by the exons ATGCAGAAGCTGCCTGAGGCAGTGCAGCTGATCGAGAAAGCCAGCATGATGTACCTGGAGAACGGCACCCCGGACACAGCAGCCATGGCCCTGGAGCGAGCCGGAAA GCTCATAGAGAATGTAGACCCAGAGAAGGCTGTACAGCTGTATCAGCAGACTGCCAATGTTTTTGAA AATGAGGAGCGCCTCCGACAGGCAGTTGAACTCCTAGGAAAGGCCTCCAGACTGCTGGTACGAGGGCGGAG gTTTGATGAAGCTGCACTGtctattcagaaagaaaaaaatatttacaaggaAATTGAGAACTACCCAACTTGTTATAAG GTTGAGTTCTGGTCTCCAGCTGAAAGAACTGGCACGGGAACCAAGAGAACAGGAACAGATCCCAGGGAGGAGGAGCACTTGGGAAAAGGGAATCCCCTATGTGTGTGGCCCACACAAATCTTGGCCGTGGGTACCTGGGACAGACCCAAG AAAACAATTGCTCAGGTCTTAGTTCATCTACACAGAAATGACTATGTGGCTGCAGAGAGGTGTGTCAGGGAGAGCTACAG CATACCAGGCTTTAACGGCAGTGAGGACTGTGCGGCGCTGGAGCAGCTCCTGGAGGGCTACGACCAGCAGGACCAAGACCAAGTGTCCGAGGTCTGCAACTCGCCCCTTTTCAAATACATGGACAATGAT TACGCTAAGCTGGGCCTAAGCTTGGTGGTCCCAGGAGGAGGAATCAAGAAGAAGTCCCCTGCGACACCCCAGGCCAAGCCTGATGGTGCTGCCGGCATGGCtgctgaagaggaggaagacgagTACTCGGGAGGCCTGTGCTAG